A region of the Methanobrevibacter sp. genome:
GAGACCCTTCCCATCCAGAATTGATTAATGAGTTGGCTAAAGCTGAAATGTCTTTAAACAATATTCAAGGAACTCTTTTAACAATAGCCGAAGAGGAAGGGGATGAATATGTTGATCACTGGCTTGATTTATTGAAAAGGGTCATGAAAGGTGAAGAAGTATTCGAATTCGCTAAATCCCGTTCAAAGTTCCTAGCCAACACTCCTCCTGGCTTAATCACTGGCAGAATAACATTGGCTGACCCATTGGCTGAAGAAAGAGTTCAAGAAATAGCGGAATGGAACGGTCTCATCATTGAATTTGAAGATGATACTACAATTCAATTGCATGGAGATAAACCTGACCTTAAGGTAGGCTTAAGGGAGATGGGATCTTTCTTTTTAGAACAACAAGGATGATAATATGACTAAAATTTTAGCAATAAGTGATGTTCACGGTGAAGAAAACGAAAATTTATATTCTTATCTAAATAATAATGACATTGATTTGGTTCTGGTATTGGGAGATATCACTGACTTCGGACCATTGGACTTCGCTACCACATTTT
Encoded here:
- a CDS encoding DUF2096 domain-containing protein, whose translation is MSLPSEQNWLVLNHLITDLNKKGYDVPSGINPEMGLIRSSISSYKRDPSHPELINELAKAEMSLNNIQGTLLTIAEEEGDEYVDHWLDLLKRVMKGEEVFEFAKSRSKFLANTPPGLITGRITLADPLAEERVQEIAEWNGLIIEFEDDTTIQLHGDKPDLKVGLREMGSFFLEQQG